A section of the Thauera chlorobenzoica genome encodes:
- a CDS encoding WD40 repeat domain-containing protein, with protein MSSLLVAAHDAGDFLTGVDTVTWGEAAVPLSLVGPGNGCAFSPDGQYLAVAHTNSPNLRVIRTSDWTVVSGTPALSNISRGCAFSPDGQYLAVAYSGSPYLRVIRTSDWTVVSGTPTLSSAGYGCAFSPDGQYLAVAYDSSPYLRVIRTSDWTVVSGTPALSNIGRGCAFSPDGQYLAVAYSSSPYLRVIRTSDWTVVSGTPTLSGTGYGCAFSPDGQYLAVAHSISPYLRVIRTSDWTVVSGTPTLSGTGYGCAFSPDGQYLAVAHSISPYLRVIRTSDWTVVSGTPTLSGTGYGCAWRPDSAWYSRKFKVFDYNGNPIQATVQVHHRPSFARFFQQPSDPVTGELEVRSYNADDYWLIARNPAGNDDEVLNIRIDATTGGDPPTDIYLPYVGTMVTLSGNVTTTSGGPADEVVVRVWASRKLETRVYPAANGDWSAEVPPGTYDVTYLRAGCEPVCHGPYTVELPPAP; from the coding sequence ATGTCGAGTTTGTTGGTGGCGGCGCACGACGCCGGCGATTTTCTAACGGGCGTGGACACGGTTACGTGGGGCGAGGCGGCCGTGCCGCTCTCATTGGTGGGCCCCGGCAACGGCTGCGCCTTTTCGCCCGACGGGCAGTATCTGGCGGTTGCGCACACCAACAGCCCCAACCTGCGGGTGATCCGTACGTCAGACTGGACGGTCGTCAGCGGCACGCCGGCGCTCTCGAACATCAGCCGCGGCTGCGCGTTTTCACCCGACGGGCAGTATCTCGCCGTTGCGTACAGCGGCAGCCCGTACCTGCGCGTCATCCGAACGTCAGACTGGACGGTCGTCAGCGGCACGCCGACGCTCTCGAGCGCCGGCTACGGCTGCGCGTTTTCACCCGATGGGCAGTATCTCGCCGTTGCGTACGACAGTAGCCCGTACCTGCGCGTCATCCGCACGTCAGACTGGACGGTCGTCAGCGGCACGCCGGCGCTCTCGAACATCGGCCGCGGCTGCGCGTTTTCACCCGACGGGCAGTATCTCGCCGTTGCGTACAGCAGCAGCCCGTACCTGCGTGTCATCCGAACGTCAGACTGGACGGTCGTCAGCGGCACGCCGACGCTCTCGGGCACCGGCTACGGCTGCGCGTTTTCACCCGATGGGCAGTATCTCGCCGTTGCGCACAGCATCAGCCCGTACCTGCGCGTCATCCGAACGTCAGACTGGACGGTCGTCAGCGGCACGCCGACGCTCTCGGGCACCGGCTACGGCTGCGCGTTTTCACCCGATGGGCAGTATCTCGCCGTTGCGCACAGCATCAGCCCGTACCTGCGCGTCATCCGAACGTCAGACTGGACGGTCGTCAGCGGCACGCCGACGCTCTCGGGCACCGGCTACGGTTGCGCGTGGCGCCCCGATTCTGCGTGGTATTCGCGCAAGTTCAAAGTGTTCGATTACAACGGCAACCCGATTCAGGCAACGGTGCAAGTGCACCATCGACCGAGCTTCGCCCGGTTCTTCCAGCAACCGAGCGATCCGGTGACGGGCGAGCTCGAGGTGAGGAGCTACAACGCGGACGATTATTGGCTGATCGCCCGCAACCCCGCCGGTAACGACGACGAGGTGCTGAACATCCGCATCGACGCCACCACCGGCGGCGACCCGCCGACCGATATTTATCTCCCCTACGTCGGCACGATGGTCACGCTGTCGGGCAATGTCACGACCACCAGCGGCGGGCCGGCGGACGAGGTCGTGGTGCGCGTGTGGGCGTCGCGCAAACTCGAAACGCGCGTCTACCCGGCCGCGAACGGCGACTGGTCGGCCGAAGTCCCGCCCGGCACCTACGACGTGACCTACCTGCGCGCCGGGTGCGAGCCGGTCTGTCACGGCCCCTATACCGTGGAATTGCCGCCCGCGCCCTAA
- a CDS encoding DUF4124 domain-containing protein: protein MPPAPRLPILRAAAIPAALLIATAAHAQIYKCRIDGQTVFADRPCAADAQPLDIRPAAGPGTPPAPGAPTTLDKINASVDDMVRSRQLRELDRRLRVERADLEQEQDRMTRELAALRNKKDRANNNLAGAMWEQSISEEMNATVARYDLRMRGIRDEIKRLEEQRAGMMGQ, encoded by the coding sequence ATGCCCCCGGCGCCCCGCCTGCCCATCCTCCGCGCCGCCGCGATCCCCGCCGCGCTGCTCATCGCCACCGCCGCCCACGCCCAGATCTACAAGTGCCGCATCGACGGCCAGACCGTCTTCGCCGACCGCCCCTGCGCCGCCGACGCCCAGCCCCTCGACATCCGCCCCGCCGCCGGCCCCGGCACCCCGCCCGCCCCCGGCGCACCCACCACCCTCGACAAGATCAACGCCTCCGTCGACGACATGGTCCGCTCCCGCCAGCTGCGCGAGCTCGACCGCCGCCTGCGCGTCGAACGCGCCGACCTCGAGCAAGAGCAGGACCGGATGACCCGCGAACTCGCGGCCCTGCGCAACAAAAAGGACCGCGCCAACAACAACCTTGCCGGCGCGATGTGGGAGCAGAGCATCAGCGAAGAAATGAACGCCACCGTCGCCCGCTACGACCTGCGGATGCGCGGGATACGGGACGAGATCAAGCGGCTGGAAGAGCAGCGGGCGGGGATGATGGGGCAGTGA